From one Humulus lupulus chromosome 8, drHumLupu1.1, whole genome shotgun sequence genomic stretch:
- the LOC133795174 gene encoding uncharacterized protein LOC133795174, with amino-acid sequence MEPSIVTQLINILQINPYSIFFRSLGDLPDLEKQIIHKKTDAGLDQRVFNAPTSSQVAVIWVENDDRDQPRGRNILVYNNSGGNHKVQYYFGCYDPLQYPILFPFGDTGWHRGIQRIRGSRSKYSETNPSINPQESATAEELLATKERGLNHQRKCPIVSCREYYCYKLQIRENVRSILLLSGRLLHQFLVDMYVKIETSRLDYFRGKQQHIRSELYQGIVDTITFGETNPSNVGKRIILPSSFIGEITNELTPHEESQNRPNLVARVFHAKLEELKDQLFKRQIFGKVSAYVYVIEHQKRGLPHAHFLIILQNEWKLHAPESFDEIVSAEIPDQNTNIHLHNAVVKHMMHGPCGVLNPSNVCMKGNRGCKSNYPKNYASAITVGNDCFPIYRRSNNGMTVKYIYKGHDRVAFNLVSETNNQQIDEIQQFQSARWIAPPEAMWRIYGFIINEMSPAVYSLHLHLEDQHPITFQANDDLINIHNLDRSRKTMPTQFFALNRVDENAKKLLYKQIPEYYVWNHQHKEWTPRKTKTVIGRIVTANPFEGERYFMRILINHVRGPLSFEDLRTIEGILAPTFREAATMHGLLQRDSSLENCLHEASLYQMPSSLRRLFATILVYCNPTNPRDLWERFEEDMSIDFKSSEDSTSTARYHVLREIDDELGVEIPEEDITSSRSLNSEQQQVYNAVLEKVLSNQNVAFFVDGLGGTGKTFLYRALLATIRSRNLVALATASLGVAASILPGGQTAHSRFKLPLDIDEKTTCCVSKQSALANLLRAAKLIIWDEAPMTRKQHIEALDKMLRDINDSNVAFGGKVVVFGGDFR; translated from the exons ATGGAGCCATCAATTGTAACCCAGCTCATCAATATTCTTCAGATCAAtccttattccatttttttccgTTCACTTGGAGATCTCCCTGATTTGGAAAAACAAATCATTCATAAAAAAACAGATGCTGGGCTTGATCAACGTGTATTCAATGCCCCTACATCCTCACAAGTTGCAGTGATATGGGTCGAAAATGATGATAGAGATCAACCAAGAGGGCGTAACATTCTTGTGTATAACAATTCTGGTGGAAATCATAAAGTTCAGTATTACTTTGGGTGTTATGATCCACTGCAATATCCAATATTATTTCCTTTTGGTGATACTGGTTGGCATCGAGGGATTCAAAGGATTAGAGGAAGCAGATCAAAGTACAGCGAAACAAACCCATCAATAAATCCTCAAGAATCAGCCACTGCAGAAGAACTACTTGCAACAAAAGAGCGAG GATTAAACCACCAAAGAAAGTGCCCAATAGTTTCATGTCGCGAATATTATTGCTACAAGTTGCAAATAAGAGAAAATGTCAGATCAATTTTGCTGCTTTCTGGTCGATTATTGCATCAATTTTTAGTTGATATGTATGTGAAGATCGAGACCTCAAGACTAGATTATTTTAGAGGCAAGCAACAACATATTCGATCAGAGTTGTATCAAGGTATTGTTGATACAATTACGTTTGGGGAAACAAATCCTTCTAATGTTGGGAAACGGATTATACTCCCATCTTCTTTTATTGGAG AAATTACAAATGAACTAACTCCACACGAGGAGAGTCAAAATAGACCTAATTTGGTTGCTCGAGTCTTTCATGCGAAATTGGAAGAATTAAAGGACCAGTTATTCAAAAGGCAAATATTTGGAAAAGTGTCAGCATATGTCTACGTTATTGAGCACCAAAAAAGGGGTCTTCCGCATGCCCACTTTTTAATTATCTTACAAAATGAGTGGAAACTCCATGCACCAGAATCTTTTGATGAGATCGTATCAGCAGAGATACCTGATCAAAATACAAACATCCACCTCCATAACGCAGTTGTGAAGCACATGATGCATGGACCATGTGGAGTATTGAATCCATCAAATGTTTGCATGAAAGGAAATCGTGGATGCAAAAGTAATTATCCAAAGAATTATGCATCTGCAATAACTGTTGGAAACGATTGCTTCCCAATATATAGGCGCTCAAACAATGGAATGACTGTGAAG TACATTTATAAAGGTCATGATCGTGTCGCTTTCAACTTGGTTTCTGAAACAAACAATCAACAAATTGATGAAATCCAACAATTCCAATCAGCCCGATGGATTGCTCCCCCAGAAGCAATGTGGAGAATATATGGATTTATTATCAATGAGATGTCCCCAGCAGTGTATAGTTTGCATTTACATCTGGAGGATCAACACCCAATCACTTTCCAAGCAAACGACGATCTAATTAACATCCACAATTTAGACCGTTCTAGAAAAACTATGCCAACACAATTTTTTGCATTAAATCGAGTAGATGAAAATGCAAAGAAATTACTATACAAACAAATTCCAGAATATTATGTTTGGAACCATCAACACAAAGAATGGACTCCCCGAAAAACGAAAACAGTCATAGGGCGTATTGTTACAGCAAATCCATTTGAGGGTGAGCGTTATTTCATGCGAATATTGATAAACCATGTAAGGGGACCGCTGTCCTTTGAAGATCTTAGAACAATCGAGGGCATTTTGGCCCCCACATTTCGTGAGGCAGCAACAATGCATGGTTTGTTACAAAGAGACAGTAGCTTAGAAAACTGTTTACATGAGGCATCTTTATATCAAATGCCATCCAGTTTGAGGCGACTGTTCGCAACAATATTGGTATATTGTAATCCAACCAATCCAAGAGACCTTTGGGAACGTTTTGAGGAAGATATGTCAATTGATTTCAAATCTTCAGAAGATTCTACATCGACTGCAAGATATCATGTATTAAG AGAAATCGATGATGAGTTGGGTGTTGAAATTCCAGAAGAAGATATTACATCTTCAAGATCACTTAATAGCGAGCAACAACAAGTGTATAATGCAGTGTTAGAAAAAGTTTTATCAAATCAAAATGTTGCATTCTTTGTAGATGGCCTAGGTGGGACAGGGAAAACATTCCTATACAGGGCACTTCTGGCAACAATACGATCAAGAAACTTGGTAGCACTTGCAACTGCTTCATTAGGTGTGGCTGCATCTATACTTCCAGGAGGTCAAACAGCTCACTCACGCTTTAAGCTTCCACTTGATATTGACGAAAAAACCACATGTTGTGTGAGCAAACAAAGTGCACTTGCAAACCTTCTTCGTGCAGCAAAATTAATAATATGGGATGAGGCACCGATGACAAGAAAACAACACATAGAGGCATTAGACAAAATGCTACGAGACATCAATGATTCTAACGTAGCCTTCGGTGGAAAGGTTGTTGTTTTTGGGGGAGATTTTCGATAA
- the LOC133795175 gene encoding uncharacterized protein LOC133795175, translated as MRARLDPMFSNYVLAVGNGLPPTTIDEIIKIPNGMLVPYSDDKTSLDHLIQDVFHNIQDYSGNMSTIMNRAILTPKNSFVDEINALLIQRFPGEAHRYYSVDETIDKTE; from the coding sequence ATGCGAGCAAGATTAGATCCAATGTTTTCAAATTATGTGTTAGCAGTAGGTAATGGATTGCCACCCACCACAATAGATGAAATCATCAAAATACCAAATGGGATGCTTGTTCCCTATAGTGATGACAAGACTTCATTAGATCACTTAATACAAGACGTTTTCCACAACATTCAAGATTATTCAGGAAATATGTCAACTATTATGAACCGGGCCATACTAACACCAAAGAATAGTTTTGTCGATGAAATAAATGCATTGTTAATACAAAGATTTCCAGGTGAAGCCCATCGATATTACAGTGTAGATGAGACAATAGATAAAACTGAGTAA